The following proteins are encoded in a genomic region of Enterocloster clostridioformis:
- a CDS encoding DUF3226 domain-containing protein yields the protein MNNIILCEGSTDYFLLQYYMREAYQWIDDKSIQANALKLPKQKSRNLIKNSNILTIMSVGGCSRLGEGLRAVLDRNYLSPPDLSNAYSNIVIITDRDEVGTEQSFIQVVSSILTEYNVTYTDTFTNNHWIHCKMTNQMGVDEEFSILLMIIPFEENGAMETFLLNAISTDEPYDKIIIDSCNHLVDNVDPDAKYLSSRRYITKAKFHTYFSIRTPAEQFAERQNILKNVKWEQYTKLQTEFEKLGEL from the coding sequence ATGAATAATATTATTTTATGTGAAGGATCCACTGATTATTTTTTATTACAATATTATATGAGAGAAGCCTATCAGTGGATTGATGATAAATCAATTCAAGCAAATGCATTGAAATTGCCAAAACAAAAATCAAGAAATCTGATTAAAAATTCTAATATATTAACCATTATGTCAGTAGGCGGATGTAGTAGACTTGGCGAAGGATTAAGAGCTGTGTTAGACCGTAATTATTTATCTCCACCTGATTTATCGAATGCTTACAGTAATATCGTTATCATTACTGACCGTGATGAGGTAGGAACCGAACAATCCTTTATTCAAGTAGTTTCCAGCATTCTAACCGAATATAATGTAACATATACAGATACTTTTACTAATAACCATTGGATTCATTGTAAAATGACTAATCAAATGGGAGTTGATGAAGAATTTTCCATACTCCTGATGATTATTCCGTTCGAAGAAAATGGTGCAATGGAAACCTTCCTTTTAAATGCCATAAGCACCGATGAGCCATATGATAAAATCATTATAGATAGCTGTAATCATCTTGTTGACAATGTAGATCCCGATGCAAAATATCTTTCCTCAAGACGATATATTACAAAAGCAAAATTCCATACATATTTTTCAATTCGAACTCCTGCCGAGCAATTTGCAGAAAGACAAAACATATTGAAAAATGTAAAATGGGAACAATACACCAAACTCCAGACTGAATTTGAAAAATTAGGCGAATTATAA
- a CDS encoding AAA family ATPase, whose product MEKHIQQFNIHAYKGIHDLTLDHLNSINILTGDNNSGKTSVLELLSSLDNPQNTGAWLLCSRTDSLRSRNRLYFNGFYNMFPIDNDIKNISYSFVDEANILNTIKLMAEIEETQISEREMYRLNGLLRTGSTKRDDEIIDALCMHLYTYINNDKVNEDSIYDFQSKISRFVNKKVRFTRTTYVSPVDHATGMLNLDYILSDSELYEEMLNILQVFDDNITNINALKNDNNPFFTEYMVLTKNHSKALPLTAYGDGMKKALLLLSAVVRSRNGILLLDEFETAIHTSAMDSIFSWLLKSALKLNVQVFLTSHSKEAIEKIMQCSAELQPYINLYTLYNFEGKNYVRTMTCQEAINAQYNLGLELR is encoded by the coding sequence ATGGAAAAACATATACAACAATTTAATATCCACGCATACAAAGGAATTCATGATTTAACATTAGACCATTTAAATTCCATAAATATTCTTACTGGTGATAACAATAGTGGAAAAACCAGTGTTTTGGAATTACTTTCAAGTCTCGATAATCCCCAAAATACTGGTGCTTGGTTATTATGTTCCAGAACTGATAGCTTACGAAGTAGAAACAGATTGTATTTTAATGGCTTTTACAATATGTTTCCTATTGATAACGACATAAAAAACATCTCTTACAGTTTTGTAGATGAAGCAAATATATTAAATACTATAAAACTAATGGCAGAAATTGAAGAAACTCAGATTTCAGAAAGAGAAATGTATCGTCTCAATGGATTACTTAGAACCGGATCCACCAAAAGAGATGATGAAATAATTGATGCACTTTGTATGCACTTATACACTTATATTAACAATGACAAAGTCAATGAAGATAGCATTTATGACTTTCAATCGAAAATTTCAAGATTTGTTAATAAAAAAGTTCGCTTTACAAGAACAACCTATGTTTCACCTGTTGACCATGCTACTGGTATGCTTAATCTCGATTATATATTATCCGATTCCGAACTTTATGAAGAAATGTTAAATATACTTCAAGTATTTGATGATAATATCACTAATATCAATGCGCTTAAAAATGATAACAATCCATTTTTTACAGAATACATGGTATTAACAAAGAATCACTCAAAGGCTTTACCTTTAACCGCATATGGCGATGGAATGAAAAAAGCCTTGCTTTTATTAAGTGCCGTTGTTAGATCTCGTAATGGAATTCTATTACTAGATGAATTTGAGACAGCTATACACACGTCCGCCATGGATTCTATTTTTTCATGGTTACTTAAAAGCGCATTAAAATTGAATGTACAAGTTTTCTTGACCTCTCACAGTAAAGAAGCCATTGAAAAAATTATGCAATGCAGTGCCGAATTGCAACCATATATTAACTTATATACTCTATACAATTTTGAAGGTAAAAATTATGTTCGTACGATGACATGCCAAGAGGCTATCAATGCACAATATAATTTAGGATTGGAGTTGAGATAA
- a CDS encoding transposase, with the protein MGKTENCQSGVFLAYAGDKGYGLVDYELYIPKEWFSGDYSKLREECHIPEEKTFATKNQIAQHMLNQVIKSGRFQVQWVGCDAAYGNDHGFLDGLELPEGVWYFAATNAKEQVFLEYPQQSFPETKRGRPRKHPVLSNGPTSVRDIAEDPSLPWETVVLAEGTKGPIIAERKFLRCFSCRADGSRNYVKPGDEIWLYLRKYAGDEIKYFVSNAPADLPVGELDRAATLRWPIEQCFEECKSNLGMGDYECRSYQGWNRHMLFVMITHLFATQIREIFKKKQSR; encoded by the coding sequence CTGGGGAAAACGGAAAACTGCCAGTCCGGGGTGTTCCTTGCCTACGCCGGGGACAAAGGATATGGGCTTGTGGATTATGAACTGTACATCCCAAAGGAATGGTTCAGCGGGGATTATTCCAAGCTGCGTGAGGAATGCCATATCCCGGAAGAAAAGACATTTGCCACCAAAAACCAGATAGCCCAGCACATGCTCAACCAGGTAATTAAGAGCGGCCGGTTCCAGGTCCAGTGGGTGGGGTGTGATGCAGCCTATGGAAATGACCACGGTTTCCTGGACGGATTGGAGCTGCCGGAAGGTGTATGGTATTTTGCGGCAACCAATGCAAAAGAGCAGGTATTCCTGGAGTATCCGCAGCAGTCCTTCCCCGAAACGAAAAGGGGCCGTCCCCGTAAGCACCCGGTACTATCTAATGGCCCGACATCCGTGCGTGATATTGCAGAGGATCCATCCCTGCCATGGGAAACGGTGGTGCTGGCAGAAGGGACAAAAGGCCCAATCATTGCAGAACGGAAATTCCTGCGTTGTTTTTCCTGCCGTGCAGACGGAAGCCGGAATTATGTGAAGCCAGGGGATGAAATATGGCTTTATCTGAGGAAATATGCAGGTGATGAAATAAAATATTTCGTCAGTAACGCCCCCGCGGACCTCCCGGTAGGGGAACTGGACAGGGCAGCAACGTTAAGGTGGCCGATTGAACAATGCTTTGAGGAATGCAAGAGCAATCTGGGGATGGGGGATTATGAGTGCCGCAGCTACCAAGGCTGGAACCGCCATATGCTGTTTGTAATGATAACCCATCTGTTTGCCACCCAGATACGGGAAATCTTTAAAAAAAAGCAATCCCGTTGA
- a CDS encoding transposase gives MMNPTMFDPIALDAWYSDENNDSLLQTELEHYLQNYFSCFSQQPQRRLFQTFIQGLLSPLERKSIEPIALHFSGEKYVRPLQQFFTRSPFDEQPLLDTYQELLSRQIGAGCGMLSVDDTSFVKKREAFRRGKTAVLWLPGENGKLPVRGVPCLRRGQRIWACGL, from the coding sequence ATGATGAATCCTACGATGTTCGATCCGATTGCATTAGATGCTTGGTATTCCGATGAAAATAATGATTCCTTACTCCAAACGGAACTGGAACACTATCTTCAAAATTATTTTTCCTGTTTTTCCCAGCAGCCACAACGAAGGTTGTTCCAAACTTTTATACAAGGGCTTTTGAGCCCGTTGGAACGCAAATCGATTGAGCCAATTGCCCTTCACTTTTCCGGTGAAAAGTATGTCAGACCCTTGCAGCAGTTCTTTACCCGTTCCCCTTTTGATGAGCAGCCCCTTCTGGATACCTACCAGGAGCTCCTGTCCAGGCAGATTGGGGCAGGCTGCGGCATGTTGTCCGTGGATGACACAAGCTTTGTAAAAAAAAGGGAAGCATTCCGCCGGGGTAAAACGGCAGTACTGTGGCTGCCTGGGGAAAACGGAAAACTGCCAGTCCGGGGTGTTCCTTGCCTACGCCGGGGACAAAGGATATGGGCTTGTGGATTATGA
- a CDS encoding helix-turn-helix domain-containing protein: protein MTIGEKIKYCRKQIGITQDKLAELTGIHPVSVRKYETNKMQPQPPQLEKIAAALGVSYNALNGSDTAGLRLETVGDLMGVLMVLCNSGILRITGERGEDKLLKDETVSIQFNHILSSYLEFGYFSRGKEHTLALQDALLNIRNYKVLNDLLKWEKMNFIYQSALKSVGENPNEATQAAIDEIAETKEKVELELQKSQMLILQRTP from the coding sequence ATGACCATTGGCGAAAAAATAAAATATTGCAGAAAGCAAATCGGTATCACCCAAGACAAGCTGGCTGAACTAACCGGTATACACCCAGTTTCCGTACGAAAATATGAGACAAATAAAATGCAGCCACAACCTCCTCAGTTAGAGAAGATTGCAGCTGCTCTTGGTGTAAGTTATAACGCCCTAAACGGTAGCGATACTGCCGGACTCCGTCTGGAAACAGTCGGCGATCTGATGGGTGTACTTATGGTGCTTTGTAATTCTGGCATCCTCCGGATTACCGGCGAGCGTGGGGAAGATAAGCTATTAAAGGATGAAACAGTATCTATCCAGTTCAATCACATCCTTTCCTCTTATCTGGAATTTGGCTATTTTTCCAGAGGAAAAGAACATACATTAGCCTTGCAGGACGCTCTTTTAAATATCAGAAATTATAAGGTGCTTAATGACCTGTTGAAATGGGAAAAGATGAATTTCATCTACCAGAGTGCTCTGAAATCTGTTGGTGAAAATCCAAATGAAGCTACTCAAGCAGCTATTGATGAAATCGCGGAGACGAAAGAAAAAGTGGAATTGGAGTTACAAAAAAGTCAAATGCTAATACTACAGCGAACTCCCTGA
- a CDS encoding type II toxin-antitoxin system RelB/DinJ family antitoxin, with amino-acid sequence MEKSATLNLRVNPSVKQRAEDVLSRLGIPMSTAIDMYLNQISLTGGIPFSVTLPKAPVSVNADLMNVEEIHAKLHEGYEDVKAGRVQDAASAFAKFRENH; translated from the coding sequence ATGGAAAAATCAGCAACTTTAAATTTGAGAGTAAATCCAAGTGTAAAACAGCGTGCAGAAGATGTGTTGTCACGTTTAGGAATCCCAATGTCGACAGCAATCGATATGTATTTAAATCAGATTTCGTTGACTGGTGGTATTCCTTTTTCTGTAACTCTGCCAAAAGCACCTGTATCTGTTAATGCTGATCTGATGAATGTAGAAGAAATTCATGCAAAGCTACATGAAGGATACGAGGATGTTAAGGCAGGCAGAGTGCAGGATGCAGCTTCCGCATTTGCAAAGTTCCGGGAGAATCATTGA
- a CDS encoding type II toxin-antitoxin system RelE/ParE family toxin, translating to MQYKVQITDKALADMEEIYSYIAEQLQASENAMGQYNRIAKAIEGLDMFPERVRVMESEPEHSMGLRQFPIDNFSAFYVIEDDKVVVVRVLYSASDISRRLLER from the coding sequence ATGCAGTATAAAGTACAAATTACCGATAAAGCATTGGCTGATATGGAAGAAATTTATTCCTATATTGCAGAGCAACTACAAGCATCGGAAAATGCAATGGGACAATATAACCGAATTGCAAAGGCGATTGAAGGATTAGATATGTTTCCAGAGCGAGTGCGGGTGATGGAATCAGAGCCGGAACATAGCATGGGATTAAGACAGTTTCCGATAGACAACTTTTCTGCTTTTTATGTGATTGAAGATGATAAAGTGGTTGTAGTAAGAGTGCTTTACAGTGCTTCGGATATTAGTAGAAGGTTGTTGGAAAGATAG
- a CDS encoding ExeA family protein, which yields MYKAFYEMQRLPFVRDIPSGMLYESPAMADTLGRLSYVADRQLFAVVTADAGCGKSTLVRRFVETLPKEEYIFLYLSDSKLTPRWFYKGMLDQLGVESKFYRGDAKRQLQKEVEIIRGVQGRKVVCILDEAHLLEKETIEEFRFLLNYKFDSMSPMALVLVGQTELWDKLRLQRYAAVRQRIDLSCILPHLDRAQTERYIRSHLAYAGGRQDIFTDKAMDESFRESTGIPRRINRICNGCLMYASQQGKRLTDEHQVRFVLEHEMLGGEA from the coding sequence ATGTATAAAGCTTTTTACGAAATGCAGCGTCTCCCTTTCGTGCGCGATATCCCGTCGGGGATGCTGTATGAGTCACCGGCGATGGCGGACACCCTTGGGCGCCTGTCTTATGTGGCAGACCGCCAGCTGTTCGCCGTGGTGACGGCGGATGCCGGGTGCGGCAAGTCAACGCTGGTGCGCCGTTTTGTGGAGACGCTCCCCAAAGAGGAATATATCTTCCTCTACCTGTCGGACTCCAAACTGACCCCAAGATGGTTCTACAAAGGCATGCTCGACCAGCTGGGCGTGGAATCAAAGTTCTACCGCGGCGATGCCAAGAGGCAGCTTCAGAAGGAGGTGGAGATCATCCGCGGCGTGCAGGGCAGGAAAGTCGTCTGCATCCTGGATGAAGCACACCTTCTGGAAAAAGAGACCATTGAGGAATTCCGCTTCCTGCTGAATTATAAATTCGATTCTATGAGCCCTATGGCACTCGTGCTCGTCGGGCAGACGGAGCTGTGGGATAAACTCCGGCTCCAGCGGTATGCGGCCGTCAGGCAGCGGATTGATTTAAGCTGCATCCTGCCCCATCTTGACCGTGCGCAGACGGAAAGATATATCCGTTCCCACCTTGCGTATGCCGGAGGCAGGCAGGATATCTTTACCGATAAGGCCATGGACGAGAGCTTCCGCGAGTCCACGGGGATCCCAAGGCGCATCAACCGGATCTGTAACGGCTGCCTGATGTACGCCAGCCAGCAGGGAAAGCGTCTCACGGACGAACATCAGGTAAGGTTTGTCCTCGAACATGAGATGCTGGGAGGTGAGGCCTGA
- a CDS encoding DDE-type integrase/transposase/recombinase: protein MQTIKKDLNWRDNEALSRYTLIAPLLDESLDPAKRSQLREEAASKSGLSERTIFRYLAAYEEKGFEGLKPVVPAQAVVSGRLPDNYRKIVEQAIQLRKEVPRRSVEQIIFILEQEGWAEPGVLKRPTLQRHLYKAGFGTRQMQTYASARESSSKRFCKPNRMMMLQADIKYGCKLPIGKNGAMVQTYLSSAIDDHSRYLVHSRFYDNQEESIVEDTFRNVLLKAGACDAVYFDNGSQYVAKQLKFSLARLGITVRHAKVRSGKSKGKIEKFHQVADAFLREARIHKVKTLEELNRHWKNYLEEYYHKQPHEGIREYYESLGMPVPPEGITPLQEWNRDCRPLKFLDTSVVAEAFLHHEERLVDKGGCISFQGRKYETKPSLIGFRVEISYDPASPETITIRHKGIEPFTAKPLEMRPFCDKKDPLPISMQETEPDNSRMLEALEKKSAASKKHMADAISFGQYRKDGGSNV, encoded by the coding sequence ATGCAGACAATCAAAAAAGATTTAAACTGGAGGGATAACGAGGCGCTCTCACGCTACACCTTGATCGCGCCACTGCTTGATGAGAGCCTGGATCCCGCCAAACGCAGCCAGCTGCGGGAAGAAGCAGCCTCAAAGTCAGGCTTATCCGAGCGTACCATCTTCCGGTACCTTGCCGCCTATGAAGAAAAAGGCTTCGAGGGTCTCAAACCCGTCGTGCCGGCTCAGGCGGTTGTCTCCGGGAGGCTGCCGGATAATTACCGGAAGATTGTGGAGCAGGCAATCCAACTGAGGAAGGAAGTACCCAGGCGGAGCGTGGAGCAGATCATCTTCATCCTGGAGCAGGAGGGCTGGGCGGAGCCGGGCGTACTCAAGCGCCCTACCCTGCAGCGTCACCTTTATAAAGCCGGTTTCGGCACGAGACAGATGCAGACATACGCAAGCGCACGCGAAAGCTCGTCCAAACGTTTCTGCAAGCCCAACAGGATGATGATGCTGCAGGCTGATATCAAGTATGGGTGTAAGCTCCCCATAGGGAAAAACGGGGCGATGGTGCAGACATATCTGTCCTCCGCCATCGATGACCACTCCAGATACCTGGTCCATTCCCGGTTTTATGACAACCAGGAGGAAAGCATCGTGGAGGATACCTTCCGGAACGTCCTCTTGAAGGCCGGGGCTTGTGATGCCGTATACTTTGACAACGGTTCGCAGTATGTGGCAAAACAGCTGAAATTCTCCCTTGCCAGACTTGGGATTACGGTTCGGCACGCAAAAGTCCGCAGCGGAAAATCAAAGGGGAAAATAGAAAAATTCCATCAGGTGGCCGATGCTTTTCTCAGGGAGGCCCGGATCCATAAGGTCAAAACACTGGAAGAGCTTAACCGGCACTGGAAAAACTACCTGGAGGAATACTACCATAAGCAGCCGCACGAGGGCATCCGGGAGTATTATGAGAGCCTTGGCATGCCCGTCCCACCAGAAGGGATCACCCCTCTCCAGGAGTGGAACCGGGACTGCCGGCCTTTAAAGTTCCTGGATACATCCGTAGTGGCGGAAGCGTTCCTCCATCATGAAGAACGCCTTGTTGACAAGGGCGGCTGTATCAGCTTTCAGGGCCGCAAATATGAGACAAAACCGTCCCTTATCGGTTTCCGGGTGGAGATTTCCTATGACCCTGCTTCGCCGGAAACCATCACGATCCGCCATAAAGGGATTGAACCGTTTACCGCAAAGCCGCTCGAAATGAGGCCGTTTTGTGATAAAAAAGACCCCCTGCCGATTTCCATGCAGGAAACGGAGCCGGATAATTCCCGTATGCTGGAGGCGCTGGAAAAGAAGAGCGCAGCATCCAAAAAGCACATGGCAGATGCCATCTCTTTCGGACAGTACAGGAAGGATGGTGGCAGCAATGTATAA
- a CDS encoding DUF6431 domain-containing protein, producing the protein MIIVSEYTESDKGDGVITIHCNENCICPICRSPVSHRDWKPRIMKLDGGQVVWLMIERRRCDNEGCRRLHSLLPDKLVPYKHYGSDLIAAVLDGDIMPEDTMNEDYPCDETIRRWHHWLMANFSRTEGYCRQAMSLLRNPGLAGAAILETIRKSCDRWLPAVLRMVYNSGGFLVSV; encoded by the coding sequence ATGATTATTGTATCAGAGTACACGGAATCTGACAAGGGGGATGGCGTAATTACTATCCATTGTAACGAAAATTGTATATGCCCCATATGCCGGTCCCCTGTCAGCCACCGTGACTGGAAACCACGAATCATGAAGCTGGATGGCGGACAGGTGGTGTGGCTGATGATTGAGCGGAGACGGTGTGACAATGAGGGCTGCCGGAGGCTTCACAGTCTTCTCCCTGATAAGCTCGTCCCTTATAAGCATTATGGCTCCGACCTTATCGCTGCCGTGCTGGATGGTGATATCATGCCGGAGGATACCATGAACGAGGATTATCCTTGTGATGAAACCATACGGCGGTGGCACCACTGGCTTATGGCAAACTTCTCCCGGACAGAAGGTTACTGTCGGCAGGCTATGAGCCTCTTAAGGAATCCCGGACTGGCCGGCGCGGCCATTTTGGAAACAATTAGGAAATCCTGTGACAGGTGGCTTCCCGCTGTCCTGCGCATGGTCTATAACTCAGGCGGTTTCCTGGTATCCGTCTGA
- a CDS encoding IS256 family transposase, whose product MTEGKRNIVHQLLEEYDIQTAEDIQEALKDLLGSTLKEMMEAEMDDHLGYEKSERSDSDDYRNGYKPKRINSSFGSMDIQVPQDRKSTFEPQVVKKRQKDISSIDQKIISMYAKGMTTSQISDTLMDIYGFEASEGFISDVTDKLLPQIEDWQNRPLEEVYPVVYIDAIHYSVRENGVIRKLAAYVILGLTLEGKKEVLSIQIGENESSKYWLSVLNELKNRGVKDILILCSDGLTGIKEAISAAFPKTEQQRCIVHMVRNTLKYVSDKDRKAFSTDLKTIYHAANEEKALEALEKVTEKWTPKYPNSMKRWHDNWDVVSPIFKFSMEVRKVIYTTNAIESLNSTYRKLNRQRSVFPGSTALLKALYLATFEATKKWTMPIRNWGQVYGELSIMYEGRLPE is encoded by the coding sequence ATGACGGAGGGCAAAAGGAACATTGTCCATCAGTTGTTGGAGGAGTATGACATCCAGACTGCTGAGGACATCCAGGAGGCCCTGAAAGACCTTCTGGGAAGTACCCTGAAAGAGATGATGGAGGCTGAGATGGATGACCACCTCGGTTATGAAAAATCGGAACGTTCTGATTCCGACGATTACCGCAACGGCTACAAGCCCAAGAGAATCAACAGCAGCTTCGGGAGCATGGACATCCAGGTGCCCCAGGACAGGAAGTCGACGTTTGAGCCACAGGTAGTAAAAAAGCGGCAAAAGGATATCTCCAGTATCGACCAGAAGATCATCTCCATGTATGCAAAAGGCATGACCACCAGCCAGATATCCGACACGCTGATGGATATCTATGGGTTCGAGGCTTCTGAGGGTTTCATTTCGGATGTGACGGACAAGCTTCTTCCACAGATCGAAGACTGGCAGAACCGCCCGCTGGAGGAGGTTTACCCGGTAGTCTATATTGACGCAATCCATTATTCTGTCCGGGAGAACGGAGTGATCCGCAAGCTTGCCGCCTATGTCATCCTTGGCCTCACGCTGGAAGGGAAAAAGGAAGTTTTAAGTATACAAATCGGGGAAAATGAGAGTTCCAAGTACTGGCTCTCTGTCCTGAATGAGCTGAAGAACCGCGGAGTGAAAGATATCCTCATCCTCTGCTCAGACGGACTCACGGGCATTAAGGAGGCCATATCGGCAGCATTCCCGAAGACGGAACAACAGCGCTGCATCGTGCATATGGTACGCAACACACTCAAATATGTCTCTGACAAAGACCGGAAAGCATTCTCCACAGATCTGAAAACTATCTACCACGCTGCGAACGAGGAGAAAGCCCTGGAGGCGCTGGAGAAGGTGACAGAAAAGTGGACGCCGAAATATCCGAATTCTATGAAGCGCTGGCACGACAACTGGGATGTAGTCTCGCCGATCTTTAAGTTCTCAATGGAGGTGCGAAAGGTGATCTACACGACCAACGCCATAGAGAGCCTCAATTCCACCTACCGCAAGCTCAACCGCCAGAGGAGCGTATTCCCCGGCAGCACAGCGCTTCTGAAGGCATTGTATCTGGCGACCTTTGAGGCCACGAAGAAATGGACAATGCCCATCCGCAACTGGGGGCAGGTTTACGGGGAACTGTCGATCATGTATGAAGGCCGACTGCCGGAATAA